One Rhea pennata isolate bPtePen1 chromosome 31, bPtePen1.pri, whole genome shotgun sequence genomic window carries:
- the NPR1 gene encoding atrial natriuretic peptide receptor 1 isoform X3: MLAALALLSALVAAGRGAALTLTLAVVLPERNLTYAWAWPRVGPAVRLAAAAVNARADLLPGYTLRWVFGSSEDRHGVCSEMAAPLAAVDLRLAHHPAAFLGPGCVYTAAPVARFTSHWRLPLVTAGAEAHGFDDKRGQFGLTTRAGPSHRKLGELGVQLHRRFGWTRRALLVYWDEKMDDRPCFFAAEGLYVQLPTLRNLTVLDVVFCDKGNYSFIIQEIKLKGRIVYVCCAPDTLRELMLQAWREGLTRGDYAFFYIDIFGASLQGTRFPEPQRPWKRGDRDDASARQAFEAVTIITYKEPENPEYRPFLARLKEEARTHFNFTMRDGLMNYIAAAFHDGVLLYAQAVNETLERGGSITNATAITRQMWNRTFYGVTGFLKIDENGDRESDYSLWDMDPARGDFQIVANYNGTTKKIHMVPGQEIRWPGSVVPPDVPPCGFDNSNPLCRKANLSTLEILSLVVSLILLAITVTSFFIYRKLQLEKELAAELWRVRWEDLQMSSLEKHLRSAGSKLTLSLRGSNYGSLMTAEGQFQVYAKTAYYKGNLVAVKHLNHKRIELTRKVLFELKHDILENESITLDWMFRYSLTHDIVKGMQFLHNGVIVSHGNLKSSNCVVDSRFVLKITDYGLESFRLAPDSEDSHALFAKKLWTAPELLRMEAPPARGTQKGDVYSFGIILQEIALRNGVFYVEGLELSPKEIVERVKSGERPSFRPSAGVGCHMEELGQLMQLCWAEDALERPDFSQIKVQIRKLNRESSGNILDNLLSRMEQYANNLEELVEERTQAYLEEKRKAEALLYQILPHSVAEQLKRGETVQAEAFDSVTIYFSDIVGFTALSAESTPMQVVTLLNDLYTCFDAIIDNFDVYKVETIGDAYMVVSGLPVRNGKLHAREVARMSLALLDAVRSFKIRHRPQQQLKLRIGIHTGPVCAGVVGLKMPRYCLFGDTVNTASRMESNGEALKIHISAVTKAVLEEFGCFEVELRGDVEMKGKGKVRTFWLLGERGSSARR; encoded by the exons ATGCTGGCGGCGCTGGCCCTGCTCAGCGCCCTGGtggccgcgggccgcggcgccgcgctcaCGCTGACGCTGGCGGTGGTGCTGCCCGAGCGCAACCTCACCTACGCGTGGGCCTGGCCGCGCGTGGGGCCGGCCGTGCgcctggccgccgccgccgtcaaCGCCCGCGCCGACCTGCTGCCCGGCTACACCCTGCGCTGGGTCTTCGGCAGCAGCGAGGACCGGCACGGCGTCTGCTCCGAGATGGCCGCGCCGCTGGCCGCCGTGGACCTGCGGCTGGCCCACCACCCCGCCGCCTTCCTGGGGCCCGGCTGCGTGTACACGGCGGCGCCCGTGGCCCGCTTCACCAGCCACTGGCGGCTGCCGCTGGTGACGGCGGGCGCCGAGGCCCACGGCTTCGACGACAAGCGGGGGCAGTTCGGGCTCACCACCCGCGCCGGCCCCAGCCACCGCAAGCTGGGCGAGCTGGGCGTGCAGCTGCACCGCCGCTTCGGCTGGACCCGCCGCGCCCTCCTCGTCTACTGGGACGAGAAGATGGACGACCGGCCCTGCTTCTTCGCTGCCGAGGGGCTCTACGTGCAGCTGCCCACACTGCGCAACCTCACCGTCCTGGACGTGGTCTTCTGCGACAAGGGCAACTACTCCTTCATCATCCAGGAGATCAAGCTCAAGGGCCGGA TCGTCTACGTGTGCTGCGCCCCAGACACGCTGCGGGAGCTGATGCTGCAGGCCTGGCGCGAGGGGCTCACGCGTGGTGACTACGCCTTCTTCTACATCGACATCTTTGGGGCCAGCCTGCAGGGCACCCGCTTCCCCGAGCCCCAGCGGCCTTGGAAGCGTGGTGACCGCGACGATGCCAGCGCCCGGCAGGCCTTCGAG GCCGTGACCATCATCACCTACAAGGAGCCCGAAAACCCCGAGTACCGGCCCTTCCTGGCACGGCTCAAGGAGGAGGCGCGCACCCACTTCAACTTCACCATGCGCGACGGCTTG ATGAACTACATCGCAGCGGCCTTCCACGACGGGGTGCTGCTCTACGCCCAGGCCGTGAACGAGACGCTGGAGCGGGGCGGCTCCATCACCAACGCCACCGCCATCACCCGCCAGATGTGGAACCGCACCTTCTACG GTGTCACCGGCTTCTTGAAAATCGATGAGAATGGGGACCGGGAGAGCGACTACTCCCTGTGGGACATGGACCCTGCGCGGGGCGACTTCCAG ATCGTGGCCAACTACAACGGCACCACCAAGAAGATCCACATGGTGCCAGGGCAGGAGATCCGCTGGCCGGGCAGCGTGGTGCCGCCCGACGTGCCCCCCTGCGGCTTCGACAACAGCAACCCGCTGTGCCGCAAAG CCAACCTGTCCACCCTGGAGATCCTGTCCCTCGTGGTCAGCCTCATCCTCCTGGCCATCACCGTCACCTCCTTCTTCATCTACAG gaagctgcagctggagaaggagcTCGCGGCCGAGCTGTGGCGGGTCCGCTGGGAGGACCTGCAGATGAGCAGCCTGGAGAAGCACCTCCGCAGCGCCGGCAGCAAGCTCACCCTCTCGCTG CGCGGCTCCAACTACGGCTCGCTGATGACGGCCGAGGGGCAGTTCCAGGTCTACGCCAAGACGGCGTATTACAag gGCAACCTGGTGGCCGTGAAGCACCTCAACCACAAGCGGATCGAGCTGACGCGCAAGGTCTTGTTCGAGCTGAAGCAC gACATCCTGGAGAACGAGAGCATCACGCTGGACTGGATGTTCCGGTACTCCCTCACCCACGACATCGTCAAG GGGATGCAGTTCCTGCACAACGGCGTCATCGTGTCCCACGGAAACCTCAAGTCGTCCAACTGCGTGGTGGACAGCCGCTTCGTGCTGAAGATCACCGACTACGGGCTGGAGAGCTTCCGCCTGGCGCCCGACAGCGAGGACTCCCACGCGCTCTTCGCCA AGAAGCTGTGGACGGCGCCGGAGCTGCTGCGGATggaggcgccgccggcgcggggcacgCAGAAGGGCGACGTCTACAGCTTCGGCATCATCCTGCAAGAGATCGCCCTGCGCAACGGCGTCTTCTACGTGGAggggctggagctgagccccaAGG AGATCGTCGAGCGGGTGAAGAGCGGGGAGCGGCCCAGCTTCCGCCCCTCGGCCGGCGTGGGCTGCCACATGGAGGAGCTGGGCCAGCTCATGCAGCTCTGCTGGGCCGAGGACGCGCTGGAGCGCCCCGACTTCAGCCAGATCAAGGTCCAGATCCGCAAGCTCAACAG GGAGAGCAGCGGCAACATCCTGGACAACCTGCTGTCGCGCATGGAGCAGTACGCCAACAACCTGGAGGAGCTGGTGGAGGAGCGCACCCAGGCCTACCTGGAGGAGAAGCGCAAGGCGGAAGCCCTGCTCTACCAGATCCTGCCCCA CTCGGTGGCGGAGCAGCTGAAGCGCGGGGAGACGGTGCAAGCTGAGGCCTTCGACAGCGTCACCATCTACTTCAGCGACATCGTGGGCTTCACGGCGCTGTCGGCCGAGAGCACGCCGATGCAG GTGGTGACGCTGCTCAACGACCTCTACACTTGCTTCGATGCCATCATCGACAACTTCGACGTCTACAAG GTAGAGACCATCGGGGACGCCTACATGGTGGTGTCGGGGCTGCCGGTGCGCAACGGGAAGCTGCACGCCCGCGAGGTGGCCCGCATGTCCCTGGCGCTGCTGGACGCCGTCCGCTCCTTCAAGATCCGCCACCGCCCGCAGCAGCAGCTCAAGCTGCGCATTGGCATCCACACGG GGCCGGTGTGCGCCGGCGTGGTGGGGCTCAAGATGCCGCGGTACTGCCTCTTCGGGGACACGGTGAACACGGCCTCGCGCATGGAGTCCAACGGGGAAG CCCTGAAGATCCACATCTCGGCGGTGACCAAGGCCGTGCTGGAGGAGTTCGGCTGCTTCGAGGTGGAGCTGCGGGGCGACGTGGAGATGAAG GGCAAGGGGAAGGTGAGGACGTTCTGGCTGCTGGGCGAGCGCGGGAGCAGCGCCCGGCGCTGA
- the NPR1 gene encoding atrial natriuretic peptide receptor 1 isoform X1: MLAALALLSALVAAGRGAALTLTLAVVLPERNLTYAWAWPRVGPAVRLAAAAVNARADLLPGYTLRWVFGSSEDRHGVCSEMAAPLAAVDLRLAHHPAAFLGPGCVYTAAPVARFTSHWRLPLVTAGAEAHGFDDKRGQFGLTTRAGPSHRKLGELGVQLHRRFGWTRRALLVYWDEKMDDRPCFFAAEGLYVQLPTLRNLTVLDVVFCDKGNYSFIIQEIKLKGRIVYVCCAPDTLRELMLQAWREGLTRGDYAFFYIDIFGASLQGTRFPEPQRPWKRGDRDDASARQAFEAVTIITYKEPENPEYRPFLARLKEEARTHFNFTMRDGLMNYIAAAFHDGVLLYAQAVNETLERGGSITNATAITRQMWNRTFYGVTGFLKIDENGDRESDYSLWDMDPARGDFQIVANYNGTTKKIHMVPGQEIRWPGSVVPPDVPPCGFDNSNPLCRKANLSTLEILSLVVSLILLAITVTSFFIYRKLQLEKELAAELWRVRWEDLQMSSLEKHLRSAGSKLTLSLRGSNYGSLMTAEGQFQVYAKTAYYKGNLVAVKHLNHKRIELTRKVLFELKHMRDIQNEHLTRFIGACTDPPNICILTEYCPRGSLQDILENESITLDWMFRYSLTHDIVKGMQFLHNGVIVSHGNLKSSNCVVDSRFVLKITDYGLESFRLAPDSEDSHALFAKKLWTAPELLRMEAPPARGTQKGDVYSFGIILQEIALRNGVFYVEGLELSPKEIVERVKSGERPSFRPSAGVGCHMEELGQLMQLCWAEDALERPDFSQIKVQIRKLNRESSGNILDNLLSRMEQYANNLEELVEERTQAYLEEKRKAEALLYQILPHSVAEQLKRGETVQAEAFDSVTIYFSDIVGFTALSAESTPMQVVTLLNDLYTCFDAIIDNFDVYKVETIGDAYMVVSGLPVRNGKLHAREVARMSLALLDAVRSFKIRHRPQQQLKLRIGIHTGPVCAGVVGLKMPRYCLFGDTVNTASRMESNGEALKIHISAVTKAVLEEFGCFEVELRGDVEMKGKGKVRTFWLLGERGSSARR, encoded by the exons ATGCTGGCGGCGCTGGCCCTGCTCAGCGCCCTGGtggccgcgggccgcggcgccgcgctcaCGCTGACGCTGGCGGTGGTGCTGCCCGAGCGCAACCTCACCTACGCGTGGGCCTGGCCGCGCGTGGGGCCGGCCGTGCgcctggccgccgccgccgtcaaCGCCCGCGCCGACCTGCTGCCCGGCTACACCCTGCGCTGGGTCTTCGGCAGCAGCGAGGACCGGCACGGCGTCTGCTCCGAGATGGCCGCGCCGCTGGCCGCCGTGGACCTGCGGCTGGCCCACCACCCCGCCGCCTTCCTGGGGCCCGGCTGCGTGTACACGGCGGCGCCCGTGGCCCGCTTCACCAGCCACTGGCGGCTGCCGCTGGTGACGGCGGGCGCCGAGGCCCACGGCTTCGACGACAAGCGGGGGCAGTTCGGGCTCACCACCCGCGCCGGCCCCAGCCACCGCAAGCTGGGCGAGCTGGGCGTGCAGCTGCACCGCCGCTTCGGCTGGACCCGCCGCGCCCTCCTCGTCTACTGGGACGAGAAGATGGACGACCGGCCCTGCTTCTTCGCTGCCGAGGGGCTCTACGTGCAGCTGCCCACACTGCGCAACCTCACCGTCCTGGACGTGGTCTTCTGCGACAAGGGCAACTACTCCTTCATCATCCAGGAGATCAAGCTCAAGGGCCGGA TCGTCTACGTGTGCTGCGCCCCAGACACGCTGCGGGAGCTGATGCTGCAGGCCTGGCGCGAGGGGCTCACGCGTGGTGACTACGCCTTCTTCTACATCGACATCTTTGGGGCCAGCCTGCAGGGCACCCGCTTCCCCGAGCCCCAGCGGCCTTGGAAGCGTGGTGACCGCGACGATGCCAGCGCCCGGCAGGCCTTCGAG GCCGTGACCATCATCACCTACAAGGAGCCCGAAAACCCCGAGTACCGGCCCTTCCTGGCACGGCTCAAGGAGGAGGCGCGCACCCACTTCAACTTCACCATGCGCGACGGCTTG ATGAACTACATCGCAGCGGCCTTCCACGACGGGGTGCTGCTCTACGCCCAGGCCGTGAACGAGACGCTGGAGCGGGGCGGCTCCATCACCAACGCCACCGCCATCACCCGCCAGATGTGGAACCGCACCTTCTACG GTGTCACCGGCTTCTTGAAAATCGATGAGAATGGGGACCGGGAGAGCGACTACTCCCTGTGGGACATGGACCCTGCGCGGGGCGACTTCCAG ATCGTGGCCAACTACAACGGCACCACCAAGAAGATCCACATGGTGCCAGGGCAGGAGATCCGCTGGCCGGGCAGCGTGGTGCCGCCCGACGTGCCCCCCTGCGGCTTCGACAACAGCAACCCGCTGTGCCGCAAAG CCAACCTGTCCACCCTGGAGATCCTGTCCCTCGTGGTCAGCCTCATCCTCCTGGCCATCACCGTCACCTCCTTCTTCATCTACAG gaagctgcagctggagaaggagcTCGCGGCCGAGCTGTGGCGGGTCCGCTGGGAGGACCTGCAGATGAGCAGCCTGGAGAAGCACCTCCGCAGCGCCGGCAGCAAGCTCACCCTCTCGCTG CGCGGCTCCAACTACGGCTCGCTGATGACGGCCGAGGGGCAGTTCCAGGTCTACGCCAAGACGGCGTATTACAag gGCAACCTGGTGGCCGTGAAGCACCTCAACCACAAGCGGATCGAGCTGACGCGCAAGGTCTTGTTCGAGCTGAAGCAC ATGCGGGACATCCAAAACGAGCACCTGACCCGCTTCATCGGCGCCTGCACCGACCCCCCCAACATCTGCATCCTCACCGAGTACTGCCCGCGCGGGAGCCTCCAG gACATCCTGGAGAACGAGAGCATCACGCTGGACTGGATGTTCCGGTACTCCCTCACCCACGACATCGTCAAG GGGATGCAGTTCCTGCACAACGGCGTCATCGTGTCCCACGGAAACCTCAAGTCGTCCAACTGCGTGGTGGACAGCCGCTTCGTGCTGAAGATCACCGACTACGGGCTGGAGAGCTTCCGCCTGGCGCCCGACAGCGAGGACTCCCACGCGCTCTTCGCCA AGAAGCTGTGGACGGCGCCGGAGCTGCTGCGGATggaggcgccgccggcgcggggcacgCAGAAGGGCGACGTCTACAGCTTCGGCATCATCCTGCAAGAGATCGCCCTGCGCAACGGCGTCTTCTACGTGGAggggctggagctgagccccaAGG AGATCGTCGAGCGGGTGAAGAGCGGGGAGCGGCCCAGCTTCCGCCCCTCGGCCGGCGTGGGCTGCCACATGGAGGAGCTGGGCCAGCTCATGCAGCTCTGCTGGGCCGAGGACGCGCTGGAGCGCCCCGACTTCAGCCAGATCAAGGTCCAGATCCGCAAGCTCAACAG GGAGAGCAGCGGCAACATCCTGGACAACCTGCTGTCGCGCATGGAGCAGTACGCCAACAACCTGGAGGAGCTGGTGGAGGAGCGCACCCAGGCCTACCTGGAGGAGAAGCGCAAGGCGGAAGCCCTGCTCTACCAGATCCTGCCCCA CTCGGTGGCGGAGCAGCTGAAGCGCGGGGAGACGGTGCAAGCTGAGGCCTTCGACAGCGTCACCATCTACTTCAGCGACATCGTGGGCTTCACGGCGCTGTCGGCCGAGAGCACGCCGATGCAG GTGGTGACGCTGCTCAACGACCTCTACACTTGCTTCGATGCCATCATCGACAACTTCGACGTCTACAAG GTAGAGACCATCGGGGACGCCTACATGGTGGTGTCGGGGCTGCCGGTGCGCAACGGGAAGCTGCACGCCCGCGAGGTGGCCCGCATGTCCCTGGCGCTGCTGGACGCCGTCCGCTCCTTCAAGATCCGCCACCGCCCGCAGCAGCAGCTCAAGCTGCGCATTGGCATCCACACGG GGCCGGTGTGCGCCGGCGTGGTGGGGCTCAAGATGCCGCGGTACTGCCTCTTCGGGGACACGGTGAACACGGCCTCGCGCATGGAGTCCAACGGGGAAG CCCTGAAGATCCACATCTCGGCGGTGACCAAGGCCGTGCTGGAGGAGTTCGGCTGCTTCGAGGTGGAGCTGCGGGGCGACGTGGAGATGAAG GGCAAGGGGAAGGTGAGGACGTTCTGGCTGCTGGGCGAGCGCGGGAGCAGCGCCCGGCGCTGA
- the NPR1 gene encoding atrial natriuretic peptide receptor 1 isoform X2 codes for MLAALALLSALVAAGRGAALTLTLAVVLPERNLTYAWAWPRVGPAVRLAAAAVNARADLLPGYTLRWVFGSSEDRHGVCSEMAAPLAAVDLRLAHHPAAFLGPGCVYTAAPVARFTSHWRLPLVTAGAEAHGFDDKRGQFGLTTRAGPSHRKLGELGVQLHRRFGWTRRALLVYWDEKMDDRPCFFAAEGLYVQLPTLRNLTVLDVVFCDKGNYSFIIQEIKLKGRIVYVCCAPDTLRELMLQAWREGLTRGDYAFFYIDIFGASLQGTRFPEPQRPWKRGDRDDASARQAFEAVTIITYKEPENPEYRPFLARLKEEARTHFNFTMRDGLMNYIAAAFHDGVLLYAQAVNETLERGGSITNATAITRQMWNRTFYGVTGFLKIDENGDRESDYSLWDMDPARGDFQIVANYNGTTKKIHMVPGQEIRWPGSVVPPDVPPCGFDNSNPLCRKANLSTLEILSLVVSLILLAITVTSFFIYRKLQLEKELAAELWRVRWEDLQMSSLEKHLRSAGSKLTLSLRGSNYGSLMTAEGQFQVYAKTAYYKGNLVAVKHLNHKRIELTRKVLFELKHMRDIQNEHLTRFIGACTDPPNICILTEYCPRGSLQDILENESITLDWMFRYSLTHDIVKGMQFLHNGVIVSHGNLKSSNCVVDSRFVLKITDYGLESFRLAPDSEDSHALFAKKLWTAPELLRMEAPPARGTQKGDVYSFGIILQEIALRNGVFYVEGLELSPKEIVERVKSGERPSFRPSAGVGCHMEELGQLMQLCWAEDALERPDFSQIKVQIRKLNRESSGNILDNLLSRMEQYANNLEELVEERTQAYLEEKRKAEALLYQILPHDIVGFTALSAESTPMQVVTLLNDLYTCFDAIIDNFDVYKVETIGDAYMVVSGLPVRNGKLHAREVARMSLALLDAVRSFKIRHRPQQQLKLRIGIHTGPVCAGVVGLKMPRYCLFGDTVNTASRMESNGEALKIHISAVTKAVLEEFGCFEVELRGDVEMKGKGKVRTFWLLGERGSSARR; via the exons ATGCTGGCGGCGCTGGCCCTGCTCAGCGCCCTGGtggccgcgggccgcggcgccgcgctcaCGCTGACGCTGGCGGTGGTGCTGCCCGAGCGCAACCTCACCTACGCGTGGGCCTGGCCGCGCGTGGGGCCGGCCGTGCgcctggccgccgccgccgtcaaCGCCCGCGCCGACCTGCTGCCCGGCTACACCCTGCGCTGGGTCTTCGGCAGCAGCGAGGACCGGCACGGCGTCTGCTCCGAGATGGCCGCGCCGCTGGCCGCCGTGGACCTGCGGCTGGCCCACCACCCCGCCGCCTTCCTGGGGCCCGGCTGCGTGTACACGGCGGCGCCCGTGGCCCGCTTCACCAGCCACTGGCGGCTGCCGCTGGTGACGGCGGGCGCCGAGGCCCACGGCTTCGACGACAAGCGGGGGCAGTTCGGGCTCACCACCCGCGCCGGCCCCAGCCACCGCAAGCTGGGCGAGCTGGGCGTGCAGCTGCACCGCCGCTTCGGCTGGACCCGCCGCGCCCTCCTCGTCTACTGGGACGAGAAGATGGACGACCGGCCCTGCTTCTTCGCTGCCGAGGGGCTCTACGTGCAGCTGCCCACACTGCGCAACCTCACCGTCCTGGACGTGGTCTTCTGCGACAAGGGCAACTACTCCTTCATCATCCAGGAGATCAAGCTCAAGGGCCGGA TCGTCTACGTGTGCTGCGCCCCAGACACGCTGCGGGAGCTGATGCTGCAGGCCTGGCGCGAGGGGCTCACGCGTGGTGACTACGCCTTCTTCTACATCGACATCTTTGGGGCCAGCCTGCAGGGCACCCGCTTCCCCGAGCCCCAGCGGCCTTGGAAGCGTGGTGACCGCGACGATGCCAGCGCCCGGCAGGCCTTCGAG GCCGTGACCATCATCACCTACAAGGAGCCCGAAAACCCCGAGTACCGGCCCTTCCTGGCACGGCTCAAGGAGGAGGCGCGCACCCACTTCAACTTCACCATGCGCGACGGCTTG ATGAACTACATCGCAGCGGCCTTCCACGACGGGGTGCTGCTCTACGCCCAGGCCGTGAACGAGACGCTGGAGCGGGGCGGCTCCATCACCAACGCCACCGCCATCACCCGCCAGATGTGGAACCGCACCTTCTACG GTGTCACCGGCTTCTTGAAAATCGATGAGAATGGGGACCGGGAGAGCGACTACTCCCTGTGGGACATGGACCCTGCGCGGGGCGACTTCCAG ATCGTGGCCAACTACAACGGCACCACCAAGAAGATCCACATGGTGCCAGGGCAGGAGATCCGCTGGCCGGGCAGCGTGGTGCCGCCCGACGTGCCCCCCTGCGGCTTCGACAACAGCAACCCGCTGTGCCGCAAAG CCAACCTGTCCACCCTGGAGATCCTGTCCCTCGTGGTCAGCCTCATCCTCCTGGCCATCACCGTCACCTCCTTCTTCATCTACAG gaagctgcagctggagaaggagcTCGCGGCCGAGCTGTGGCGGGTCCGCTGGGAGGACCTGCAGATGAGCAGCCTGGAGAAGCACCTCCGCAGCGCCGGCAGCAAGCTCACCCTCTCGCTG CGCGGCTCCAACTACGGCTCGCTGATGACGGCCGAGGGGCAGTTCCAGGTCTACGCCAAGACGGCGTATTACAag gGCAACCTGGTGGCCGTGAAGCACCTCAACCACAAGCGGATCGAGCTGACGCGCAAGGTCTTGTTCGAGCTGAAGCAC ATGCGGGACATCCAAAACGAGCACCTGACCCGCTTCATCGGCGCCTGCACCGACCCCCCCAACATCTGCATCCTCACCGAGTACTGCCCGCGCGGGAGCCTCCAG gACATCCTGGAGAACGAGAGCATCACGCTGGACTGGATGTTCCGGTACTCCCTCACCCACGACATCGTCAAG GGGATGCAGTTCCTGCACAACGGCGTCATCGTGTCCCACGGAAACCTCAAGTCGTCCAACTGCGTGGTGGACAGCCGCTTCGTGCTGAAGATCACCGACTACGGGCTGGAGAGCTTCCGCCTGGCGCCCGACAGCGAGGACTCCCACGCGCTCTTCGCCA AGAAGCTGTGGACGGCGCCGGAGCTGCTGCGGATggaggcgccgccggcgcggggcacgCAGAAGGGCGACGTCTACAGCTTCGGCATCATCCTGCAAGAGATCGCCCTGCGCAACGGCGTCTTCTACGTGGAggggctggagctgagccccaAGG AGATCGTCGAGCGGGTGAAGAGCGGGGAGCGGCCCAGCTTCCGCCCCTCGGCCGGCGTGGGCTGCCACATGGAGGAGCTGGGCCAGCTCATGCAGCTCTGCTGGGCCGAGGACGCGCTGGAGCGCCCCGACTTCAGCCAGATCAAGGTCCAGATCCGCAAGCTCAACAG GGAGAGCAGCGGCAACATCCTGGACAACCTGCTGTCGCGCATGGAGCAGTACGCCAACAACCTGGAGGAGCTGGTGGAGGAGCGCACCCAGGCCTACCTGGAGGAGAAGCGCAAGGCGGAAGCCCTGCTCTACCAGATCCTGCCCCA CGACATCGTGGGCTTCACGGCGCTGTCGGCCGAGAGCACGCCGATGCAG GTGGTGACGCTGCTCAACGACCTCTACACTTGCTTCGATGCCATCATCGACAACTTCGACGTCTACAAG GTAGAGACCATCGGGGACGCCTACATGGTGGTGTCGGGGCTGCCGGTGCGCAACGGGAAGCTGCACGCCCGCGAGGTGGCCCGCATGTCCCTGGCGCTGCTGGACGCCGTCCGCTCCTTCAAGATCCGCCACCGCCCGCAGCAGCAGCTCAAGCTGCGCATTGGCATCCACACGG GGCCGGTGTGCGCCGGCGTGGTGGGGCTCAAGATGCCGCGGTACTGCCTCTTCGGGGACACGGTGAACACGGCCTCGCGCATGGAGTCCAACGGGGAAG CCCTGAAGATCCACATCTCGGCGGTGACCAAGGCCGTGCTGGAGGAGTTCGGCTGCTTCGAGGTGGAGCTGCGGGGCGACGTGGAGATGAAG GGCAAGGGGAAGGTGAGGACGTTCTGGCTGCTGGGCGAGCGCGGGAGCAGCGCCCGGCGCTGA